AGGCTATTTCCGGACACGCCCGCGAGATAGTAAAGCTCCGCCGTGCTTTCAAAGCGCCGCCACTCGTTGGACCGGCCATTGAGGAACGCCTGAAGATTTCGGATCTCCGGCAAAACCCCCAGTTGGATTTCTCGGCCGTCTAATCCCCGGCCACGCGGCCTTGTCCCGGCCAGGTTCGCATCCACCTTGCCTGAGATATCGACCGCGATATATCCGACCCTCCCCACAATCGTGGTGCCGACCTGGACATTTTCCATGCGAAGGACATTCGGCAACTGATTCGTCAGCGATGCGGGTACATACAGGCGGGAATGCAGGTCCGGGAGCGGGTTGGTAATGGCGGGCGTGCCGGCAGTCAGCGTAAAAACGTCCCACGGGGGGTACATAAAGCTGTTATTGGCCAAGTCCGAGTCGATGGCTTGGAGGGCGCGGGCAAGCGCCACATGGACAAGCTGGCGCGCGCGAACGGTCTCTGCGAACGAGCTTGTCGCCAGGCGCTCGACCCGCATCGTGACGATCAGGCTGACCGCCAACACAGCAAGGACAGCGAGGAAGCCCAACACCACAACAAGGGCCATGCCTTGTTTGCCGGCGCACGGTTTCTCACACACGCTTTTCATGGATATGCGTGGTCAAAGTAGCCGAACTTGTTCGGGAAGAAAATTCGCTGATAGTGGCGCCGTACGGCCGATTCAACGAATTGCACGGTCGTCGGATGGTTAGGTCCGACCGTTGCCGCCAACTGCGCGGCTCGGATCGCATCTGCTTCGCTCAACGTTTCGAGGTAAATATCCATGCAGAACAAGGGCTGTGTATCCCGTGAATCCCAGTCGAAGACGCGAGTCCCTCTCTCATCAGCGTACGCAAAAATTTCAAAGGTGCGCACATTTTCGAGCAACAAATGGTCCCGCCGCTTTTGCAGGACGGTGGTCCCATCCATCCAATCTAAACCTCCGCTTCCGCCTGCATAAGGGAAAGCTGCCCCCGTGTTTGTGATGTTGCGGTAGTTCTGCCAGAGCGCGAAGCGATAAGGGGCGTTCGGAGGGGCATCTGTGAGACCTTCGTAATTCTCTACGAAGTAGCACCTCATCACCGACTCCCGCGGAGGCCGCCCCGAACCGGTCACATTGTTTGCAGAGATCAGCCAGATTTCATCGGCCCCCTCCAGGCCAAATACGTCGGGCGTCGTGTTAGCCTCGTACCGCATCGACAGCAGCGCGTTCGTGTTATACGCCGCAGCTTCAAAAAGGGCCTGGCTGATCTCGCGAGCGAGAAAGTCCATCACCGCGCGGGCCGCCGCATCGCGCTCCGCCTGCTTGATCGTATCCTGATACGC
This genomic interval from Kiritimatiellia bacterium contains the following:
- a CDS encoding prepilin-type N-terminal cleavage/methylation domain-containing protein, translating into MVSRTSGGERIHQGWAEGAQSARGNRAVAGFTLIEMLASVVILVLIVLAMGRIYASSSRAYQDTIKQAERDAAARAVMDFLAREISQALFEAAAYNTNALLSMRYEANTTPDVFGLEGADEIWLISANNVTGSGRPPRESVMRCYFVENYEGLTDAPPNAPYRFALWQNYRNITNTGAAFPYAGGSGGLDWMDGTTVLQKRRDHLLLENVRTFEIFAYADERGTRVFDWDSRDTQPLFCMDIYLETLSEADAIRAAQLAATVGPNHPTTVQFVESAVRRHYQRIFFPNKFGYFDHAYP